From Haloarcula hispanica ATCC 33960, the proteins below share one genomic window:
- a CDS encoding DUF373 family protein — protein sequence MLLVLCIDLDDDLGRKTGIETPVIGRDAVVDAAVALASNDPEDSDVNVLFEGVHIYDDITDEPVEVAAVTGVDGSDVAANRAVGEEVDTVLASLAASEDVRALIVTDGAQDESVVPVIRSRVRIDGVRRVVVRQAQNLESMYYTIKQVLDDPETRGTILVPLGILLLIYPLTIAIEALGYPGSALGVISGLLGLYILARGLGAEKILDEAVERTTSGLYAGRVTIITYVVAAALLAIGGVSGVQELERQTDPDALEVIASLVSGAIQWFAAAGITSSLGRVTDEYLDGSFRWRYLNAPFYVLSIAAVLHAVSAFFLGIRDLEYLAVMLTGGTLLGLVSTLAFAVAEARFDHPEQHNQGPGGPSSE from the coding sequence CTCGGCCGTAAGACCGGCATCGAGACGCCAGTCATCGGGCGCGATGCCGTCGTAGATGCAGCGGTGGCGCTGGCCTCGAACGACCCGGAGGACTCCGACGTGAACGTCCTCTTCGAGGGCGTCCACATCTACGACGACATCACCGACGAACCGGTCGAAGTCGCGGCCGTCACCGGTGTCGACGGGAGCGACGTGGCCGCCAACCGGGCGGTCGGCGAGGAGGTCGATACCGTTCTCGCGTCGCTGGCGGCCAGCGAGGACGTGCGGGCGCTCATCGTCACCGACGGCGCACAGGACGAATCGGTGGTCCCTGTCATCCGCTCGCGGGTCCGTATCGACGGCGTCCGCCGCGTCGTCGTCCGCCAGGCCCAGAACCTCGAATCGATGTACTACACCATCAAGCAGGTGCTCGACGACCCGGAGACCCGCGGCACAATTTTGGTTCCGCTCGGTATCCTCCTGCTCATCTACCCGCTGACAATCGCCATCGAGGCGCTGGGCTACCCCGGCTCCGCGCTGGGTGTCATCTCTGGCCTGCTTGGACTCTACATCCTCGCCCGGGGCCTCGGCGCTGAGAAGATACTGGACGAAGCGGTCGAGCGGACGACGTCCGGACTGTACGCCGGGCGCGTGACGATCATCACCTACGTCGTCGCGGCCGCGCTGCTCGCTATCGGCGGCGTCAGCGGCGTTCAGGAACTCGAACGCCAGACCGACCCCGACGCTCTGGAAGTCATCGCGTCGCTGGTTTCGGGAGCGATCCAGTGGTTCGCCGCCGCCGGCATCACCTCCAGCCTCGGCCGCGTGACCGACGAGTACCTCGACGGGAGCTTCCGCTGGCGGTATCTCAACGCCCCCTTCTACGTCCTGTCGATTGCCGCCGTGTTGCACGCCGTCAGCGCCTTCTTCCTCGGGATTCGGGATCTGGAGTACCTTGCGGTGATGCTCACCGGCGGGACCCTGCTTGGTCTGGTCAGCACGCTGGCCTTCGCCGTCGCGGAGGCCCGCTTCGACCACCCCGAACAGCACAATCAAGGCCCCGGCGGTCCCTCGTCCGAGTGA